ATCGAAAAGCTGAACCAGATGGTTCGTAGGAATTCACCTAATCCGGACGCTTAAGAGAAATGGAATTCGGAAAGAAAAAACTCAGGCTCCGAATACTTAACGGAGCCACGAGTATCTTTCTAGACCAAGGATACGCGAAGGCTCGTATGGAAGATTTTGCAGTGGCTTGTAAGATAGCCAAAAAGACTCTCTACCAGTTCTTCGCGAATAAGGATGAAGTTTTAAAAGCCGCCGCCTTATACAGACAAGCAGAGGTGGCAAAACGGATCAGAAGAATTCGGCTCAATCGTGCGTACGGCTTTCCTAAAAGAATGAAGAAAGTCCACGAAGAGTTGTTAGATATTACGAGGCCCAAACATGTTTTTCTTTGGAAAGAGATGAAGGATCAGATCCCAGAAATCTGGAGAATTATTCGAGAAAAAAGAGTCGAATTAATAGATACTGAGATTACCGCCTTGCTCGAAGAGGGAAAGGCTTTGGGAGAGATTAGAGAAGATTTGCATCCTGATCTGTTTATTATGGTATTAAACGCATGTTCAGAAGCATTATCCATTCAGGAAAAAAACCCGACCGATCGTCGGGAAGATATCGGTGAACTGGACAATATCATCCTATATGGCATAATAGAGAGGGAAAGAGGAAAAGATTAAACAGTTGACGACTGTTAAATCTTTTCCTATGAGTGAGGGGGACAAGAAAGTGCATACCGCTGTGGAAAAAGAGTTAACTGTAGAGAAGGATGAGGTCCGCCAAAGGATCTTCGAAAAATCGTTTGAGTTATTTTTACGATACGGTTTTGCGAAGACTCGTATGGAAGAGATTGCGAGAACCCTTCGAATTAGCCGCAAGACTCTATATAAACATTTCGCAAACAAATACGAATTGTTAAAAGCAGTCATGACGGACAAGCACCTAAGAATTCACGGCAAAATCCACTCCATCCACGAAGATCCCACCAAAAGCATCAAAGAAAAAATCCAAGCAATGAGAACCTGTCTCTCTTCTGAGATCCCTCACGGAATGAACGAGTTCCTGAGAGAGATCAGAGACCAAGCTCCTGATCTTTGGAAACATTTTCATGCGATGAAAGAAGCCAACGTCAATCGCACCATGAGAGCGATGGTAGAGGCGGGCATCAAGAACGGGGACATTCGCCCCGACGTAAATCCTGATATCGTACTTCTGATCCACTCCGCTTCTTCTGAAGCAATGTTTGATCCAAACTTTTTAGCTCAGACTCCTTATTCCATTCGTGATCTTGTGCAAGAGCTGGATAATATTATCTTTTACGGGATCGTAAAACGAGAAGATATCTAACGTTTTGTTAGTCCTTCTCGTTCTTCTCGATCGAGTCATTCCTTTATTGATCCAAGTTCGGTAGCAGTCTCATCTTCTCCAATTCTTCTTGGATCTCTTCTATAGCTAATTCTCCTCCGCCAGACTGTTCGGATAAAGCCTTCAGGATCGGTTGCAACTTGGAAGCTTCTTCCTTAGAGATAGAGATCCCGGATTGATTTAGAATTTCATAAACTGCTGATTTACCGGATTGGCTTGTGAATGCGATTCTATCTCCCTCTGGACGACCGATCAGATTCGCGTCGAAGGCTCTGTATGCACCCTTCTTCATTTCCTTTGTCTTGGAGACTCCGTCCTGGTGGATCCCACTTCTATGAGCCACTACATCTTCTCCAATCAAAGGAGCCTTTTCGTGAATGGGAACCTGGGACATGCGGGAAACTATACGAGAAGTCTCATAGATTGCTTGCAAGTTCAGATCCACCTTTACTCCGCAATTATGAAGAGCGATCGCTACCTCGTATGTATTCGTGTTGCCGGCTCTTTCTCCCAATCCGTTTAATGCAGTTTCCAATTGCACTGCTCCCGCGAAGAAGCTTTCGACAGTGGTAGCCGTTGCCATTCCCAAATCGTTATGAGTATGAACAGAGATATTGGTTCCTTGGGGAAGGGACTCTGCCACTTTTCTCACCATTGCGACGAACAGATAAGGGCGATATCTTTCTACCGTATTAGGAAGATTGACCACATCCGCACCTGCGTCCAGGGCCGCTTGGAATGCTT
Above is a window of Leptospira semungkisensis DNA encoding:
- a CDS encoding TetR/AcrR family transcriptional regulator encodes the protein MEFGKKKLRLRILNGATSIFLDQGYAKARMEDFAVACKIAKKTLYQFFANKDEVLKAAALYRQAEVAKRIRRIRLNRAYGFPKRMKKVHEELLDITRPKHVFLWKEMKDQIPEIWRIIREKRVELIDTEITALLEEGKALGEIREDLHPDLFIMVLNACSEALSIQEKNPTDRREDIGELDNIILYGIIERERGKD
- the leuA2 gene encoding 2-isopropylmalate synthase LeuA2, which encodes MIVPGQGLRTPPKSPFFMDVTLRDGNQALRKPWNLEEKEIIFKQLLKLGVQGIEVGFASASHQDFEACSHLASLAPENVAISSLSRAVEKEIDLSWEAIRKAPRPRIHIVYPISDFTIRNVLGLTEKQVKENIIRSVSYARKLAGNFGEVQFSGEHFGDSLENMEFTIEAFQAALDAGADVVNLPNTVERYRPYLFVAMVRKVAESLPQGTNISVHTHNDLGMATATTVESFFAGAVQLETALNGLGERAGNTNTYEVAIALHNCGVKVDLNLQAIYETSRIVSRMSQVPIHEKAPLIGEDVVAHRSGIHQDGVSKTKEMKKGAYRAFDANLIGRPEGDRIAFTSQSGKSAVYEILNQSGISISKEEASKLQPILKALSEQSGGGELAIEEIQEELEKMRLLPNLDQ
- a CDS encoding TetR/AcrR family transcriptional regulator, with protein sequence MHTAVEKELTVEKDEVRQRIFEKSFELFLRYGFAKTRMEEIARTLRISRKTLYKHFANKYELLKAVMTDKHLRIHGKIHSIHEDPTKSIKEKIQAMRTCLSSEIPHGMNEFLREIRDQAPDLWKHFHAMKEANVNRTMRAMVEAGIKNGDIRPDVNPDIVLLIHSASSEAMFDPNFLAQTPYSIRDLVQELDNIIFYGIVKREDI